In Topomyia yanbarensis strain Yona2022 chromosome 2, ASM3024719v1, whole genome shotgun sequence, one DNA window encodes the following:
- the LOC131679414 gene encoding uncharacterized protein LOC131679414, giving the protein MDDSKLKLGNSLVAATRLLRCIERRFDSDNDFKQRYISFMREYQELGHMMIIPPAEIDVDWSKSYYLPHHGVIKEDSTTTKLRVVYDGSSATTTGASLNDILLDTPNINADLFEILLRFRTYPIVFIADIEKMYRQVLVHHDDTDYMRIVWRDSPDKPIQHFRLLTVTYGLKNSGFLAMAALHKARSRNIPKQ; this is encoded by the coding sequence ATGGATGATTCAAAGCTCAAACTTGGAAACTCTCTAGTTGCCGCTACCAGGCTATTGAGATGCATCGAACGCAGATTCGACAGTGACAATGATTTCAAGCAACGCTATATATCGTTCATGCGGGAGTACCAGGAATTAGGTCACATGATGATTATACCACCGGCGGAGATCGACGTGGATTGGTCAAAGTCGTATTACTTGCCGCACCACGGCGTCATCAAGGAAGACAGCACCACTACCAAACTCCGGGTGGTGTATGATGGCTCGTCTGCAACAACGACCGGAGCATCACTCAACGATATACTATTGGATACCCCAAACATCAACGCAGATCTGTTCGAAATACTACTGCGATTCAGAACCTATCCGATTGTATTCATAGCGGACATCGAAAAGATGTATCGTCAGGTATTGGTACATCATGACGACACCGATTACATGCGTATCGTATGGCGAGATTCACCTGATAAGCCCATTCAACATTTTCGTCTTCTTACCGTTACCTACGGACTAAAGAACTCTGGATTCTTAGCGATGGCTGCACTGCACAAGGCCAGAAGCCGAAATATCCCGAAGCAGTAG